TCGCAATTCCGAGCACGCCGTCTCCATTCTCGGGGCGGGAAGCGTGCTGGGGGCCATCGACAGATCCAAGTACGAGGTGGTCCCCATCGGGATCGCCCAGGACGGCCGGTGGGTGCTCGCCTCGGGGGAGCAGCGCTACGAGATCGAGAGCGGTGAGCTGCCCGCCGTCGACGCGGCGAGCGCGACACTGGCCCTGACGTCCGGCGGCGGCTCGCTGGTGGCGTACGACCCCGGCAGCATCCCCGTCGAGCTCGGCCAGGTCGACGTCGTCTTCCCCGTGATGCACGGCCCCTTCGCCGAGGACGGCACGATCCAGGGGCTGCTGGAGATGGCCGGGGTCCGCTACGTCGGCTCCGGGGTGCTGGCCAGCTCGGTCGGCATGGACAAGGCGTACATGAAGCTGGTCCTCGCCGCGGCCGGCCTGCCCGTCGGCCCGTACGTCGTGATCCGCGACCGCGACTGGCGGACCGACCGCGGCCGGGTCCTCAAGGAGGTCCAGGAGCTCGGCTGGCCGGTGTTCGTCAAGCCCGCGCGCGCCGGGTCCAGCCAGGGCATCTCCAAGGCCGCCAACCTGGAGGAGCTGGAGCGGGCCATCGAGTTCGCCCGCGAGCACGACCCCAAGGTGCTGGTCGAGGCCGCCGTCACGGGCCGCGAGATCGAGTGCGCGGTGCTGGAGTCGCCGGGCGACGAGGCGCCCAGGGCGAGCCTGCCCGGCGAGGTGCTGGTCCACGGCGACCACGAGTTCTTCGACTTCGAGGCCAAGTACCTCGGGGATGACATGTCCCTGTCCGTGCCCGCGGACCTCCCCCAGGAGACGGCCGAGGAGCTGCGGGCGATGGCCGTCCGCGCCTTCGAGGCGCTGGGCTGCGAGGGCCTGTCGCGGGTCGACTTCTTCTACACCCCCGACGGACGGCTGATCGTCAACGAGATCAACACCATGCCGGGCTTCACCGCGATGTCGGTCGCGCCGCAGCTGTGGGCCGCCACCGGGGTGCCCTACGCGGAGCTGGTCGACCGGCTGATCCAG
This region of Streptosporangium sp. NBC_01495 genomic DNA includes:
- a CDS encoding D-alanine--D-alanine ligase family protein, producing MSEQHEPLPRVAVVFGGRNSEHAVSILGAGSVLGAIDRSKYEVVPIGIAQDGRWVLASGEQRYEIESGELPAVDAASATLALTSGGGSLVAYDPGSIPVELGQVDVVFPVMHGPFAEDGTIQGLLEMAGVRYVGSGVLASSVGMDKAYMKLVLAAAGLPVGPYVVIRDRDWRTDRGRVLKEVQELGWPVFVKPARAGSSQGISKAANLEELERAIEFAREHDPKVLVEAAVTGREIECAVLESPGDEAPRASLPGEVLVHGDHEFFDFEAKYLGDDMSLSVPADLPQETAEELRAMAVRAFEALGCEGLSRVDFFYTPDGRLIVNEINTMPGFTAMSVAPQLWAATGVPYAELVDRLIQLALGRSPGLR